The Thermosulfurimonas sp. F29 genome includes a window with the following:
- a CDS encoding IS3 family transposase (programmed frameshift): MSRKKSKRYSPEFKAKVALEALREEKSLAELAAQFDLHPNMISKWKRQAQEGLVSVFARGKSSDTRGYKEEIRRLQAKIGELVVERDFLAGISRKLSLEEKKGAISKEEEISVSRQCELLGFSRSGYYYRGRGERPENLELMRRIDQIYLKKPYYGSRRMTEVLRQEGYRVNRKRVQRLMRLMGLKVFYPRPRRTSEKAKDHRTYPYLLRDRKVERPNEVWCSDITYIPVRGGYLYLVVVLDWYSRKVLSWGLSNTMEAGFCRQVLEEALEKYGRPAIFNTDQGSQYTSREFLEVLEEAGVAISMDGRGRWQDNRMVERFWRSLKYECVYLLEFEGGKEAREAIGRWIGSYNGERPHFGLGGRTPDEVYFGGNLPGVRERVAA; encoded by the exons ATGTCCAGGAAAAAGTCCAAGAGGTATTCTCCGGAATTCAAGGCCAAGGTAGCCCTTGAGGCTCTGAGGGAAGAGAAGTCCCTTGCGGAGCTGGCTGCGCAATTTGATCTTCATCCCAATATGATCTCGAAATGGAAAAGGCAGGCCCAGGAGGGGCTGGTATCAGTTTTTGCCCGGGGCAAGTCTTCGGATACCAGGGGGTATAAGGAAGAGATACGAAGGCTACAGGCCAAGATCGGGGAGCTGGTGGTGGAACGCGATTTTTTAGCCGGAATCTCCAGG AAGTTGAGCCTGGAGGAGAAGAAGGGGGCGATCTCTAAGGAAGAGGAGATAAGCGTTAGTCGGCAGTGCGAGCTATTGGGTTTCAGTCGTTCCGGTTATTACTATCGAGGTCGAGGAGAGAGACCGGAGAACCTTGAGCTGATGCGGAGGATCGACCAGATTTATCTTAAGAAGCCTTACTATGGGAGCCGGAGGATGACGGAGGTTTTGAGGCAAGAAGGGTACAGGGTGAACCGCAAGAGGGTGCAGCGTCTGATGCGGCTTATGGGGCTCAAGGTATTTTATCCCAGGCCCAGGAGGACCAGTGAAAAAGCGAAAGATCATCGGACTTATCCTTATTTGTTGAGGGATCGGAAGGTGGAGAGGCCCAATGAGGTATGGTGTTCGGACATTACATACATTCCCGTAAGGGGAGGCTATCTTTATCTGGTGGTAGTGCTAGACTGGTACAGTCGGAAGGTGCTTTCGTGGGGGTTATCGAACACGATGGAGGCTGGATTTTGCCGCCAGGTACTGGAGGAGGCGTTGGAGAAGTACGGGAGGCCGGCGATATTCAACACGGATCAAGGGAGTCAATACACGAGCAGGGAGTTTTTGGAGGTATTAGAGGAGGCAGGGGTAGCGATTTCGATGGACGGTCGTGGGCGATGGCAAGACAACCGAATGGTGGAGCGTTTTTGGAGGTCGCTGAAGTACGAGTGCGTATATTTACTGGAATTTGAGGGAGGGAAGGAAGCTCGGGAGGCGATAGGGAGGTGGATTGGGAGCTACAATGGGGAGAGGCCGCATTTTGGGTTAGGAGGGAGGACACCGGATGAGGTTTATTTTGGGGGCAATTTGCCAGGGGTTCGGGAGAGAGTTGCGGCATGA
- a CDS encoding site-specific integrase, translating to MGKILAWCRIHNRDVEHKVQRWKKHLEPAFGKRRLSEITIPLVETYRQKRLSEGARPSTVNRETSLLRHMLTMAVRWGLLLQNPLAGLGNLPEKNDDRWTYLTEEEAERLLKNVENPDYRQFVEFLLYSGRRLGEALELRWRDVDFDRGVLFLRGSRNKSGRTFGFPLHPRALRVLRERASRWNGSGVPQEERVFPLSKKWFQTAFKKALKKAGFPTTIRIHDLRHTFASWLAMRGVPLQQIQALLGHRQISTTLKYAHLNPETLRGVLEKI from the coding sequence GTGGGTAAGATACTCGCATGGTGCCGCATTCACAACCGGGACGTGGAACACAAAGTCCAGCGCTGGAAGAAGCACCTGGAACCCGCTTTCGGGAAGCGCAGACTCTCCGAAATCACCATTCCCCTGGTGGAGACTTATCGGCAGAAGCGTCTCTCCGAGGGCGCGAGACCGTCCACGGTGAATCGTGAAACCAGCTTGTTAAGACACATGCTTACCATGGCCGTACGGTGGGGACTTCTCCTTCAGAACCCGCTCGCCGGGTTGGGGAACCTCCCCGAAAAAAACGACGACCGGTGGACTTACCTCACCGAGGAAGAGGCGGAAAGACTCCTGAAAAATGTGGAGAACCCGGATTATCGCCAGTTCGTGGAGTTTCTGCTCTACTCCGGACGCAGGCTCGGAGAAGCTTTGGAACTCCGGTGGCGCGACGTGGACTTCGACCGCGGCGTTCTCTTCCTCCGTGGTTCCCGCAACAAGTCGGGAAGAACCTTTGGCTTTCCCCTCCACCCCCGAGCCCTGCGCGTTCTTCGGGAGAGAGCCTCGCGCTGGAACGGTTCCGGCGTCCCCCAGGAAGAACGCGTCTTCCCGCTCAGCAAGAAGTGGTTTCAGACAGCTTTCAAGAAGGCCCTCAAGAAAGCCGGTTTCCCCACCACCATCCGCATCCACGACCTCCGCCACACCTTCGCAAGCTGGTTGGCTATGCGCGGAGTTCCTCTTCAACAGATACAGGCTCTTCTAGGGCACCGGCAAATCAGCACCACTTTGAAATACGCGCACCTGAACCCGGAGACTCTCAGAGGGGTGCTGGAGAAGATTTAG
- a CDS encoding transposase family protein, producing MSSLTPKILDEFIQLTNHNRSYASWLLRHAGRKIHLKTPNGTKVILVADPNRKIKRKRKKIYDQEVLKPLRKIWAILDYPSSLRLKAILPKIIPKLEKHGEIQLTTTVRNKLLRISKATIDRLLAPERKRLDLKPKARTKPGTLLKKDIPIRTHADWKESEPGFVEMDLVSHDGGLAKGDHAWSLMVVDFCTQWTETAPLKNRAQKWTFEALQKISRRMPFPLKGIDCDNDGAFINHHLLKWSQEKGIVFTRSRPYRKNDNCRVGEAPDGSPKIFWLFSV from the coding sequence TTGTCCTCTCTTACGCCAAAAATACTAGACGAATTCATTCAATTGACTAACCACAACCGCTCTTATGCCTCCTGGCTACTGCGTCACGCCGGACGAAAAATCCACCTCAAAACCCCAAACGGTACTAAAGTCATCCTCGTGGCCGATCCCAACCGCAAAATCAAACGCAAACGAAAAAAGATCTACGACCAAGAGGTCCTAAAACCTCTCCGAAAGATCTGGGCCATCCTCGATTACCCTTCAAGCCTAAGACTTAAAGCCATTCTCCCTAAAATCATCCCTAAACTCGAAAAACACGGCGAAATCCAATTGACCACAACCGTAAGGAATAAGCTCCTGCGTATCTCAAAAGCTACCATAGACCGCCTGCTGGCCCCGGAAAGGAAACGCCTGGACCTTAAACCCAAAGCCAGGACCAAGCCCGGAACCCTCCTCAAAAAAGACATCCCTATCCGCACTCATGCCGACTGGAAAGAAAGTGAGCCGGGTTTCGTAGAGATGGATCTCGTAAGTCACGATGGAGGCCTGGCCAAAGGAGATCACGCCTGGTCTCTGATGGTGGTCGATTTTTGTACCCAATGGACCGAGACCGCTCCCCTTAAAAATCGGGCCCAAAAGTGGACTTTTGAGGCCTTGCAAAAGATCTCCCGAAGGATGCCCTTTCCGCTCAAAGGTATAGATTGCGACAATGATGGCGCTTTTATCAATCATCATCTTCTCAAGTGGTCTCAGGAAAAAGGGATCGTTTTCACGCGCTCAAGACCTTACCGAAAGAACGATAATTGTCGGGTGGGAGAAGCACCGGACGGTAGCCCGAAGATATTTTGGCTATTTTCGGTATGA
- a CDS encoding DUF4139 domain-containing protein, with product MRCFLLSLIGFVLLSSAGFSLERKPLVLTLSPEGAYLTEEIRFSAREAPRIPFPGSHRAGDLETLLAPPGCVVTWEFRGEGEPEGEIAEKRKTLRKREEALERELEVLKFEESWLRALRPGDLGKDPWGALSRISESLRRIGERRATLKGELAGIRARLTVLGESLALKRVSFFTPYVECPAPQSGYVVRVRYPLPAVEFREERLIFVTPGEDRVRVELGLRLIQRLGRKWPPLSVVYETYPRRFTILAPPPFQPWYVDAPLKKVLRATIKLPKVRETVVEPTFRGKSYHLRLAELPPGVPRFLLLEERSFPAKLRVEIPAYRLPRAFLSLSLRPDTYLPGGRTRIFLGKRELPARNIPALNPGAEVNLYLGEDPWVKVEREVLRDYKERVGVVKRRLRRTLEWRLTVKSAHPRTIPAVLYDRIPVSRREEIKIQASADPPWDERTPQGKILWRLRLSPDKLLRFTIRVIIERPVP from the coding sequence ATGCGATGTTTTTTGCTGAGTCTTATCGGGTTCGTCCTGCTGTCTTCCGCGGGGTTCTCCCTGGAGAGAAAGCCTCTGGTGCTGACGCTCTCTCCGGAGGGAGCTTATCTGACCGAGGAGATCCGGTTCTCCGCTAGGGAGGCTCCCCGTATCCCCTTTCCCGGTTCCCACCGGGCCGGGGACCTGGAAACCCTTCTGGCTCCTCCCGGATGCGTGGTCACCTGGGAGTTCCGCGGCGAGGGGGAGCCGGAGGGGGAGATCGCTGAGAAACGGAAGACCCTTCGGAAGCGTGAAGAGGCCCTGGAGAGGGAACTGGAAGTCCTAAAGTTTGAGGAAAGCTGGCTACGGGCCCTCCGTCCCGGGGACCTGGGGAAGGATCCCTGGGGTGCCCTTTCCCGGATCTCCGAAAGTCTCCGCCGGATAGGGGAACGCCGGGCCACCCTGAAGGGGGAGCTGGCCGGGATACGGGCCCGGCTGACGGTGCTCGGGGAAAGTCTGGCCCTGAAGAGGGTCTCCTTCTTCACTCCCTATGTGGAATGCCCCGCTCCTCAATCCGGGTATGTGGTGCGGGTGCGTTATCCCCTCCCGGCGGTGGAGTTCCGGGAGGAACGCCTAATTTTCGTTACCCCCGGGGAGGATCGGGTTCGAGTAGAACTGGGCCTGCGTCTGATCCAGCGCCTGGGGCGCAAGTGGCCTCCCTTGTCCGTGGTATACGAGACCTATCCTCGAAGGTTCACCATCCTGGCTCCCCCGCCCTTCCAGCCCTGGTATGTGGACGCTCCGCTGAAGAAAGTCCTGCGGGCCACGATAAAACTCCCGAAAGTCCGGGAGACCGTGGTGGAGCCCACTTTTCGGGGCAAGAGCTATCACCTCCGTCTTGCCGAACTTCCTCCCGGGGTCCCTCGCTTCCTCCTTCTCGAAGAGAGGAGTTTCCCGGCAAAGCTGCGGGTGGAAATCCCGGCCTATCGCCTCCCTCGGGCCTTCCTGAGTCTTTCCCTTCGACCGGACACCTACCTTCCCGGAGGTCGAACCCGCATCTTCCTGGGCAAAAGAGAACTCCCCGCGCGGAATATTCCCGCCCTCAATCCCGGAGCCGAGGTGAACCTTTACCTGGGCGAGGATCCCTGGGTGAAGGTGGAAAGGGAGGTGCTCAGGGACTACAAAGAAAGGGTGGGGGTGGTAAAGCGGCGTCTCCGGCGGACACTGGAATGGCGTCTTACCGTAAAGAGCGCTCATCCCCGGACCATTCCGGCGGTCCTTTACGATCGAATCCCCGTAAGCCGTCGGGAGGAGATAAAGATTCAGGCCTCCGCGGACCCACCCTGGGATGAACGCACTCCCCAGGGCAAGATCCTCTGGCGTCTCAGGCTCTCTCCCGACAAGCTTCTCCGATTTACGATTCGAGTCATCATCGAAAGACCTGTCCCCTGA
- a CDS encoding dUTP diphosphatase, with translation MKIRVWRRDPRARLPERASEGAVGFDLFALEDQEIPPGEPTFVRTGLVIQTEPPYALFLFPRSSLFRQKGLIFPHSAGVIDFDYCGEEDELKILVLNLKERPVRVAAGERLAQMVLLPVATEVEVEVVSSPLARNSRGGFGSTGGYR, from the coding sequence GTGAAGATCAGGGTGTGGCGCAGGGACCCTCGGGCCCGGCTTCCGGAACGGGCCTCGGAGGGAGCGGTGGGGTTCGACCTCTTCGCCCTCGAGGACCAGGAGATCCCTCCCGGGGAGCCCACCTTCGTCCGCACCGGGCTCGTCATCCAGACCGAACCTCCCTACGCCCTATTCCTCTTTCCCCGCTCGAGCCTCTTTCGCCAAAAGGGCCTGATCTTTCCCCATTCGGCCGGGGTCATCGACTTCGATTACTGCGGGGAGGAGGACGAGCTCAAGATCCTGGTTTTGAATCTGAAAGAGCGCCCGGTACGGGTGGCCGCCGGCGAGAGGCTGGCCCAGATGGTTCTGCTTCCGGTGGCCACGGAGGTGGAGGTGGAGGTGGTTTCCTCACCCCTGGCAAGGAACTCCAGGGGCGGGTTCGGAAGCACCGGAGGCTATCGTTGA
- a CDS encoding FAD-dependent thymidylate synthase translates to MKDLRDTYRRHQRAFLYRLFEELGGEAFRQTLFLSFLGARICYADTPPLSLFAEERFRDPEKLGAFLVRLKAAGHGSVFAHSPLVVKPEEPSPALLASLYKAWFDPETGSLQLNLRHFAEILEPSDFEALIAPGVADRTFLDFEAVLFEGPELSLNYSGPLRDLLPRFEEPQEESLWARSRVAVIRVPGQEPFGWLAVIVEGFSRIFSHQFVRHTWLNFNQRSHRYTAVDQFVRPPSFEEVPEATRLYGEEVERGLSAYRKLVKAGVRKEDARFLTPQGAATTVLATGPWFVWKDFVEKRAHPKAQWEIRTLARALSKLL, encoded by the coding sequence TTGAAGGACCTGCGGGACACTTACCGGAGACACCAGAGGGCCTTTCTTTATCGCCTTTTCGAAGAGCTCGGCGGGGAGGCCTTCCGGCAAACCCTGTTTCTGAGTTTCCTGGGAGCCCGGATCTGCTACGCCGACACCCCACCCCTTTCCCTCTTTGCCGAGGAGAGGTTTCGCGATCCCGAAAAACTCGGTGCCTTTCTGGTGCGCCTTAAGGCCGCGGGACACGGAAGCGTCTTCGCCCACTCTCCTCTGGTGGTAAAGCCGGAGGAGCCCTCCCCGGCCCTCCTTGCCTCCTTATACAAGGCCTGGTTTGACCCGGAGACCGGAAGCCTTCAGCTCAACCTCCGGCACTTTGCCGAGATCCTGGAGCCTTCGGACTTCGAGGCCCTGATCGCCCCCGGGGTGGCCGACCGCACCTTTCTGGATTTCGAGGCTGTTCTCTTTGAAGGCCCGGAGCTCTCTTTGAACTACTCTGGCCCCCTACGGGACCTCCTCCCCCGCTTCGAAGAGCCCCAGGAGGAGAGTCTCTGGGCTCGCTCCCGGGTTGCGGTCATCCGGGTCCCCGGGCAGGAGCCCTTCGGCTGGCTGGCGGTCATCGTGGAGGGATTCTCCCGGATATTCTCTCACCAGTTCGTGCGCCACACCTGGCTGAACTTCAACCAGCGTTCCCACCGCTACACCGCGGTGGATCAGTTCGTGCGCCCCCCCTCCTTTGAAGAGGTCCCGGAGGCCACCCGGCTCTACGGAGAGGAGGTGGAAAGGGGGCTTTCCGCCTATCGGAAACTGGTCAAGGCCGGGGTGCGCAAGGAGGACGCCCGCTTCCTCACCCCTCAGGGGGCCGCCACCACGGTCCTGGCCACCGGCCCCTGGTTCGTGTGGAAGGACTTCGTGGAAAAACGCGCCCACCCCAAAGCCCAGTGGGAAATACGAACCCTCGCCCGCGCCCTGAGCAAACTCCTCTAA